In a single window of the Candidatus Omnitrophota bacterium genome:
- a CDS encoding YicC/YloC family endoribonuclease, with protein MIRSMTGFGRGDARVKNGQITIEIKTVNHKFFDATLKLPNNISTFEDKIKEVMQKSVARGKIYINLIYDGALAKEERISINKSIVKNYYDELKRLKKHLGLKDDITIKDLAALPGVINYEVREKGLGELWPKIKKALDKAIARLTADREKEGRSIYNDLNARAGKIEKMLTVIKSRAHTGLDEYRKRFAERVKDITGGRDIDRGRLEMEVAIFAKNSDISEEITRLKSHLVNFKKTISGSGDVGKKLDFIAQELHREINTIGSKAGDFKISKNVIEIKGEIEKIREQAKNVE; from the coding sequence ATGATACGATCGATGACAGGGTTCGGGCGGGGCGACGCCAGGGTGAAGAACGGCCAGATCACCATCGAAATAAAGACGGTCAATCATAAATTTTTTGACGCCACGTTAAAGCTGCCCAATAATATCTCCACGTTCGAGGACAAGATAAAAGAGGTGATGCAGAAGAGCGTGGCGCGCGGGAAGATATATATCAACCTCATATATGACGGCGCGCTGGCCAAGGAAGAACGTATAAGCATCAATAAAAGTATCGTTAAAAATTATTACGACGAGCTGAAGCGCCTTAAAAAGCATCTCGGGCTGAAAGACGATATCACCATAAAGGATCTGGCCGCGCTCCCCGGGGTCATAAATTATGAAGTGCGCGAAAAAGGCCTCGGCGAACTCTGGCCGAAGATAAAGAAGGCGCTCGATAAGGCGATCGCGCGGCTCACCGCCGACAGGGAAAAAGAGGGCAGGTCTATTTATAACGATCTCAATGCCAGGGCCGGGAAGATAGAAAAGATGCTGACCGTCATAAAGTCGAGAGCGCACACCGGTCTGGACGAGTACCGTAAAAGATTCGCGGAGCGCGTGAAGGACATCACCGGCGGGCGCGATATAGACAGGGGCCGGCTCGAGATGGAGGTCGCCATATTCGCGAAGAACAGCGATATATCCGAAGAGATCACGCGGCTCAAGAGCCACCTGGTGAATTTTAAGAAGACGATATCCGGGAGCGGCGACGTAGGGAAGAAGCTCGATTTCATAGCGCAGGAACTCCACAGGGAGATCAATACCATCGGTTCCAAGGCGGGCGACTTCAAAATATCGAAGAACGTCATCGAGATAAAGGGCGAGATAGAAAAGATCAGGGAACAGGCAAAGAACGTAGAGTAG
- a CDS encoding nucleoside-diphosphate kinase codes for MDQQTLVLIKPDGLKKSLTGNVLTRLSETKLDIVAAKIVKVSRELAEQHYISLKDKPFFEELLKYLMGEYHKKKVMALVYWGEDAIKKVRTICGATNPEEADPVSIRGAYGRITTKGVYENVIHASTNDQESEREIKLWFQPDEIILDLYPTKTVKTSAQRRVWA; via the coding sequence ATGGACCAACAGACGCTTGTATTGATAAAACCGGACGGTCTTAAGAAATCGCTCACCGGCAATGTCCTGACCAGGTTATCCGAGACGAAGCTCGATATCGTGGCTGCCAAGATAGTCAAAGTATCGCGCGAGCTCGCCGAGCAGCACTATATATCGCTGAAAGATAAGCCGTTCTTCGAAGAGCTTCTGAAATATCTCATGGGGGAGTACCATAAGAAGAAGGTCATGGCGCTCGTATACTGGGGGGAGGATGCGATAAAGAAGGTCAGGACCATCTGCGGCGCGACAAACCCGGAAGAGGCGGATCCCGTCTCCATCAGGGGCGCATACGGCAGGATCACCACGAAGGGTGTCTACGAAAACGTCATACACGCCTCGACGAATGACCAGGAATCGGAGCGCGAGATAAAGTTGTGGTTCCAGCCCGACGAGATCATCCTCGACCTCTACCCGACCAAGACCGTAAAGACATCGGCCCAGCGGAGAGTGTGGGCGTAA